DNA from Desulfonatronovibrio magnus:
CCTCAAGGCAGAGGACTTCAAAGACGTGGAGCTCCCGCCTGAAGACCTTATTTCTCTGGGATCTAAAAGAATACATGCCAAAGAAAAGTTTAAACCCATACAGCAGGTCCGTACCAAAACACTGACCTATCTGGAAAGCGTGGCTGTATCTCTCTATTCCGGAAAAATCTGGATCATCCCAGAAGCCAGAAAGTCAGAAGTAGAAAGTGCCCTGAAAAACTTTGTCAGAGAATTCACCCAGGAGAAGGCTCTGTTCCTTTCCAGGTTCGACAAAGACCAGCAACAGTGGTTGGAGCAGAACAGGAAATGGTCAAGGATAATCGCTCCGTACCTTGAAACACCGGAGAGCGTAGAGAAGAAATTCTGTTTTACCTGGAGGACCTTTAAGATGTCTGCATCTGAGCAAGTAGCAGATGACCTGACTGGCAGTGTGCTCCACGAGATAAGTCATATCTCGGAGGATGTGTACCAGAGCATAAAGGGCAATGAACGGGCAACACAGAAGAACCTGAAGCGCATTGAACGGCTACAGGGTAAGCTGCAGGGCTTAGCCTTTGTACAGCCAGGAGTTGTAACCATTGAACAGGAGCTGTCTAAAATCATGGGCGAGCGGGATACTGGAGGTGCCCTGCATGGACACGATCTATTCCGGTTAATCAGATTACTCATCCAGCTCAAGAACCCAAGTATATTGAAGGACATCCTTGAGGCAACAAGAAGTGGAATAGACTATCAGTTCAAGTACGACGCCCCACAAAAGACTACTACCCTACCCCCAATACCACACAACCAACCCAGGCTACCCGAGGCCTGGTTCTAAAAGGAGTACAAAGTAATGCTATCACCCCCACAGATGATCAGTCTGGCTACAACACTGGCCCGGAAAAACAAGGTAAACGTGAAGTTTGATAATTCCAGCACAGCAGCCACAGACGGCAAAACCATAACTCTCCCCCTGACCAGCAGGGAAAGTTCCTGGATCGTCAGGGGCTACCTGGATCACGAGATAGGACATGTCAGGTTAACGAATTTCCAGAGCATCCCCAAGAAGACAGCTCTACATAAGTCATTATGGAATATCCTGGAAGATTGCCGCATAGAATACAAAATGGCAGAGCTTTACCCTGGCATGGCTACGAATTACAAAAAGCTCGTAGCAGAGCTTCTAAAAGCTGAACCTGGGATATTCCAGTTAAACCTAGGCGATAATCCGGCGAGTATAATCTGCGGGTATCTGGTCCTACTGTTAAGAACTCAGCACTTGAAGCAAACCGCACTGAATAGCCTTGCAATACATGCAGACCAGGTCTTCCTGGATACATTCGGCCCTGAGCTACAAAAGGATTTGCTGGATACTGTAATGCCTTACTCAAAGGTGGATAGCCCTGAAGATGTATCGGATATGGTTGAGGCCTTGGTGCAGTTACTCGCTACACACTTGCAGAAGCAGAAACAGAAGCAGGAAAGGCCTAAGCCGGAGTCTGAATCTGACAAAGATACCAGTGATACACAAACACCTAATTCCACTAATCCACAAAATGACTCACCAGACCCCAGTATTCCACAATCCACGAAGGACCAAGATAATCAACCAGGCAACTCAGAACACCCCATTGAGCAGGCTCTGAACTCCACAGAGGAAGAACAGGATATAGGCTCTCAGCTGAGGAACATGGCTCTCAAGGCTGAATCCCGGGATACGCTCCGAGTAGCAGGCTCAGCAAAAGAACAGGTCATCCGGGAATTTGGCTATACAGAACAGGAGATCAAAGCCTCAACCCAGCTGGTCTCTAAGTTATCTGCAAACCTTAGAGGCCTGCTGCAGGCTCAGGTATTGGATCATTCCAAACCTGGATTATCTGGTAACAGAATAGCCAGAAACCTGGTACACAAGATTAGAACAGGTGAACCCAGGCTATTCCTACGCCGCTCCCCTGTAAAACAGGTTAATACCGCTGTGCATGTCCTCCTGGATAACTCAAGCTCTATGCGTAACTGGAACAGGTTCGAGATCGCGAAGACAACTACAATGGCTCTACTAAAGTCTCTAAGTTATGTACGAGGCATTAACCTGGCTCTGAGTATATTCCCGGCAGTGTATCCATATCGCCTTAACGGAGATTCTGAGACAGTGCCTGTAGCTGAAATTATGCCACACGGAAGAAACCATACCAGTAAACTGCTCTATCCAGCCAAGGCTAAAGGAGACACACCCTTGGCTCCAGCTGTAATGCTTGCTGCAAGTAGGTTATGCGGCCTGACTGAACCCAGAAAGGTCCTGCTGATCCTGACAGACGGAGATCCCGACAGTAAATTAGAAGCAGAGACTGCAATTCAAGAGGCCATTGACCTGAATATTAAAGTAGTATGCCTGGGGATTGAGGAAGTAGCTCATCC
Protein-coding regions in this window:
- a CDS encoding vWA domain-containing protein; this encodes MLSPPQMISLATTLARKNKVNVKFDNSSTAATDGKTITLPLTSRESSWIVRGYLDHEIGHVRLTNFQSIPKKTALHKSLWNILEDCRIEYKMAELYPGMATNYKKLVAELLKAEPGIFQLNLGDNPASIICGYLVLLLRTQHLKQTALNSLAIHADQVFLDTFGPELQKDLLDTVMPYSKVDSPEDVSDMVEALVQLLATHLQKQKQKQERPKPESESDKDTSDTQTPNSTNPQNDSPDPSIPQSTKDQDNQPGNSEHPIEQALNSTEEEQDIGSQLRNMALKAESRDTLRVAGSAKEQVIREFGYTEQEIKASTQLVSKLSANLRGLLQAQVLDHSKPGLSGNRIARNLVHKIRTGEPRLFLRRSPVKQVNTAVHVLLDNSSSMRNWNRFEIAKTTTMALLKSLSYVRGINLALSIFPAVYPYRLNGDSETVPVAEIMPHGRNHTSKLLYPAKAKGDTPLAPAVMLAASRLCGLTEPRKVLLILTDGDPDSKLEAETAIQEAIDLNIKVVCLGIEEVAHPEIFPIYGVVKDVKDLPSKAFKLFERLLTTQP
- a CDS encoding DUF3150 domain-containing protein, translating into MKDQIFENSVGLILDIKLWSGSKNLKAEDFKDVELPPEDLISLGSKRIHAKEKFKPIQQVRTKTLTYLESVAVSLYSGKIWIIPEARKSEVESALKNFVREFTQEKALFLSRFDKDQQQWLEQNRKWSRIIAPYLETPESVEKKFCFTWRTFKMSASEQVADDLTGSVLHEISHISEDVYQSIKGNERATQKNLKRIERLQGKLQGLAFVQPGVVTIEQELSKIMGERDTGGALHGHDLFRLIRLLIQLKNPSILKDILEATRSGIDYQFKYDAPQKTTTLPPIPHNQPRLPEAWF